The genomic segment AAGCGGGCCTTGGATGATCTGGACGGACTGCAGCGGTGCGGCAATCCGCTCTTCGACAGCAAAGGTGATCAACGCCTGTCGTTGCCGCGCATTGGATCTGGGTACATGAACGATAAAACTGCTGACGTGTTCTGCACTGACCGGACGGGCGGCCAGCCCATCAACCTGCGGGCAATAAAGTTCGGCCCGTGCAACCATGGCCGAATTTCTCGTCGTCAAAGGCACTTTTAAAGCGTCAGACGCGGGCAGCCGTACAGGGCGCTCCGAGGCGTTTAAATCTGGCGTAATGCCTTGACTTATCACGAAAAATTACCTTTTCAATCGTCCCGTTGTTGCCATAGTATACGGAAAGCCACGTAACAGATAGGGAAACAGTTTCATGCGTCACTGGAAAAAGCTGGGGGGCCGCCCCGCGTCCCACCGCAGCCGCCGCGACGGTGAAGCGGGCGTAACTCTGATCGAGATGATGGTGGTGCTGGTCATTATCGCCCTGGTGGCAGCGATCATCGTGCCCAACGTTATCGGGCGCCCAGACGAAGCACGGGTGACCGTTGCGCAGTCCGACATCCGCGCAGTCGGCTCGGCGCTCGAACTTTACCGCTTGGACAACCGCACCTATCCCACGACCGCACAGGGATTGCAGGCCTTGGCCGTGCGTCCCACCGCGCCGCCCGAACCCCGCAACTGGGTCGCGGGTGGGTATCTGACCGCTGTGCCGGTCGATCCTTGGGGGAATGATTACATCTACGTCTCTCCGGGTGCGAATGGCGGGTTCGATCTGATGTCGCTTGGGGCAGATGGGGCACCCGGCGGCGAAGGGGTCGCGGCAGATCTGGCACATGGGCAGCTGCAGGCCAGCAGGTGAAAACCACGGCCGCCCCTGACCGACACCAAGACGCGGGCGTGACGCTTGTTGAGGTGCTTGTGGTACTGGTGTTGGTGGGAATCATGGCCGGGATTGTCGGGCTTAACATCGGCAGCGGGTCACGTGGTGATATTGCCAAGCAAGAGGCCGACCTTCTTGTCGCCAGGCTAAATCGGGCAGCGGACGATGTGATCCTGACGGGGGTGCCAATGGGCTTCGTTTGGGGCGCGGAGGGCTATAGGTTCGATGTCTATAACGGGGAAATCTGGGAGCCGCATCCTTTACCGGTCCTGAAAGAACCCCATCTGCTGGCCGGTCGCACGCGGATCGTTGGCAGCGCTGGCGCGATCGTCGTTTCCACGGAGTCGCGCCCGACTGGGGATAGCCCCTTGTCGCTTGAACTGCGTGCGGGTGACGGCGCGGCGGAATATGTTCGGTTCGACGGCGTCAGCGCGGCGCATCTTCAGGAGGTAGAATGACACGTCAGAACGATGCAGGGTTCACGTTGATCGAAGCGCTGGTGGCGATGGCCGTCCTTGCCTTGGGCGCCGTATCGCTGCTGTCGGCCACGCAGGGGCACAGTAAACGCATCGCTGATCTCTCGGATCGGGTCGCGGCACGGTGGGCCGCCGAATACCGCCTTTCAGAAGTCCGGGCAGGGGTGGCAATCGGCGCAGAGCCGCTTGAGGTATACGGCATTGAATTCGATCTCAATGTGACGCGCCGCCCGACCAGCGACCCCGATGTGCAGGCCGTCTCTGTCGGCAGCGCCGTTTCAGGGACGGATCGGGTTTTGTATATTCTGGATGGATATGTCGCGTCAGGAGACCCGTCATGACGCGCTTTGATCATGCGGCGAAATGGCTTCGATTGGGCGTGATCCTGACGGCCGTTTCCAGCGTGGCCGCGGCGGGTGCAGAAGCGACTTGGCGTGTGCTTGGCCACGATCGCGTTATCCCCCCTATTGCGAAGCTTCGCCCCCCCGCACAAGAGCCCGAGGCACTGCCCGACCTTGCGCCTGCGCTGGCTCTTGCACCGTTTGGCGCTGCGGAAGTCGCGGTGGCAGATGCTCAGACGGCCGCGATACCGCAGACCCTGATCTTGCTCGGGGTCATCGTACGCGATGATCCGACCCGCTCGCTGGCATTGCTGCGGTCGGACACGACTGAAGGCAACTATCGCATCGGCGATGAAGTCGTGCCCGGTACGATGCTCACCTCTATTTCACAAAACCATGTAACCGTGCTGACAAAAGACACCGAGAGCCGTCTTTATTTTGCCGGTGCGGATCTGGTCGCCGATGGTCCGCAAGTCCCGACAGGCGCGGAACGGCTGCTGGCGCTTATGACCTCTGGGCAGGGCAGTTCCATCAGTGAACAGGTGGATGCAGCGGCACGCGCTCAGCCCGTGACAACACAGGATTACATCGACATGTGGCGCGACCGCATCATCGCCAACCCCGCTGAGGTTCTGGATACGATTGGCTTGGTGCCAGGGGAAAAAGGATATACCATCGCTGAAAAGCACGACGTAGGCGTAAACCGCGCCGGTCTGAGAGCAGGTGACATCGTGACAAGTGTAAATGGTGAAAGCGTCGGCAATGTCGATCAGGATCGGGAACTGTATGACGTGATCGCGGCGTCTGGCTTGGCCCGTATCGAAGTCGAAAGGAATGGCCGAACGATCGTTATGTCATTTCCGCTGCAGTGAACCTTGCGCTTCGCCATATAGCAGCCTTTGCCCTCGCAGTTTTACTGATGCTGCCCGCCCCTGTGCGCGCTCAGGAGACCTTTGTCATCAATCTGCGAGACGCAGACATCTCTTTGCTCGTTGAACAGATTTCCGAAATAACCGGCCGCACCTTGGTGCTTGATCCGGGGTTGGTGGGAGAGGTGACTGTCGTCTCTGCCGAGGCGCTGGACAAAGAAGGCGTCTGGTCGTTGTTCCAATCCATTCTGCGGGTACGCGGATTTGTTGCCGTTCAGGCCGGATCGATCTGGCAAGTGATCCCCGAGGCCGAAGCGCGCACTGCGAGCGGGCCCAATCTTGGCGAAGAAGTCATCGCCGGCAGCCAAGACTTCGTAACCGAGATGTTGCGCCTGAACCGGCTGCCCTCTGCCGAAGCCGTGCGCGTCCTGCGCCCGCTTGTCGCGGAATCGGGATATATCGAAGCCGTCGAAGATCCCAATGGCGTGGTCATTACCGATACCCGCGCCAATGTGGACCGGATCATGGCCATCGCGCGCAGCTTTGACGGAGATGCCCTTGTCCGCTCTGAGGTGCTGCGCTTTCGCAGTGCCGATGCGGTCACCGTCGGCAGTGCGATCCTAGAGGTACTTGGTCAAGCGGGCACAGGCGCGCGCCTGTCCGTTGATGCAGGGTCCAATCTACTGCTTGTCCGTGGCACGCCCGAAGACATTGCAGAAATTCGCAGCCTTGCGATCGCCATGGACGTTGCGCCACGTAAAGACCCCCGCGAGGCCGTCGCTACCACAGTTTTCAACCTCCAGTATGGCGACGCGCAGATCATTGCAGACATCATCAAAGGTACGGTGGGGGATGCCACTGACATCACCAACGCAGTTGCCGCCGATGTGGGCGCACAATCAGCCGAAGCCACGTCGGACGGACAATTTGTGCCGCTAAACCGCGTCGTCGCCCCGGATGCTGTCAATATCACCGCCTCTGTCGAAACGAATTCTATCGTTGTTCGCGGCACTGCGGCGCAGGTTCAAGAAGTCGGGCAACTCGTTCATGCCCTTGATGTGCGTCGCCCGCAGGTGATGATCGAGGCAGCTATTGTCGAAGTGTCCGGCGAGGTCGCAGAGCGGCTTGGGGTCCAACTGGGGCTTGGCCCGAATGTGCCGAACGGAGCAATCGCCGCCTCGAACTTCTCTAATGGGGGAGGGGTATCGCTGGGGTCCGTGCTTGCTGCTGTCGGTGTCCCCGCCGGGTCGGCCTTGTCTACGGGACTGACGCTTGGTGCCGGTGGCAATGACTTTGGTATTTTGGTGCAGGCCCTGTCGCAGTCTACGAGCGCGCGGCTTTTGTCGACGCCATCGGTCACGACGCTGGACAATGAACCCGCGACCATTGTGGTTGGCCAGAACGTTCCCTTCCGGACGGGTAGCTTCGCCACCGATGGGAATACGGCGACCCCCTTTACCACGATTGAACGACGCGATGTCGGCATCACGATGAATGTCGTGCCCCGGATCACGGCCGGAGGTGTGGTGCAGCTGGTCATCGAACAGGAAATATCGAGCCTAACAAATGCCAATGTTGAAGGTGCCGCGGATCTAGTGACCAACCGGCGGGTGATTAATACAACCGTAATGGCCGACAACCGCGGAACAGTTGTGCTTGGTGGGCTGATAACCGACGACCGCATCAATGGCAGCAGCAAGGTGCCCGGTCTTGGCGATCTACCGGTGGTGGGAGAGCTTTTTAAATCGCGTAATGCCCGCAATACCCAGCGTACACTTTTTGTCTTTCTAAGGCCTACAATCCTGCGCAGCCGTGAAGATATCACCGAAGCTTCTTCGCGCCGGTTCAACCGCCTGAAAGCAGCCGACGCCAGACAGCAGCCTAGAACGATCCTTAAAAAACAAGAAGTACAGCAGTTGCCTTTGGAAATTCAGGGTTTGTATTGATCCAGGCCAGTGGCACGCGCCCCCAAGACGCTGCTACCGTTCAAAAGTCAGCGACGCCCAATAGCTCACCCAATCAAAATCATTATGCTTTACCGGCAGCAATTTTACGCTGTTGATCATGATCTCTCCACGAATGTCATCCGAAAGCGTCAATATGCCATTCGCATCCGTCATCATATGCTGCGGTCCTGTCTCGGCTTCGGACCCAACAGGCCGCGCAAATACCTGAACCGGTTGATTGGCGTTTGCTTCACCATTCAAGAGCAGCTGAAAGCGGACCGGCCCGTCCAAAGTAACATAAGGATTATCCAGCGCTACCCACTCGTAAATTGCGCCATATGCACGATCCTGCCCGCTTTTGTCGCCCACCCCCACCAAGGTTTTCGCATAACGGAAATAGGCTTCTCTGATGGGCTGACCCGGCCGGGTGCTAAATACTTCGGCACCACGCCCTACGGTTTCAGCAAATTCACGAAAGTCGGCCAGCGTGTCATGCTTTAGGGTGCTTGCATTTGAAACAAGTACAATAGCGTGCAGCCCGTTTTCGCCCGACTGGAGGCTCAACGACGGGTTATCTTGTCCGGTAAACGCCAGCTCTGTTTCAACGTCACCTCTGGAAAACAGGGC from the Sulfitobacter pontiacus genome contains:
- the gspI gene encoding type II secretion system minor pseudopilin GspI: MTRQNDAGFTLIEALVAMAVLALGAVSLLSATQGHSKRIADLSDRVAARWAAEYRLSEVRAGVAIGAEPLEVYGIEFDLNVTRRPTSDPDVQAVSVGSAVSGTDRVLYILDGYVASGDPS
- a CDS encoding prepilin-type N-terminal cleavage/methylation domain-containing protein yields the protein MKTTAAPDRHQDAGVTLVEVLVVLVLVGIMAGIVGLNIGSGSRGDIAKQEADLLVARLNRAADDVILTGVPMGFVWGAEGYRFDVYNGEIWEPHPLPVLKEPHLLAGRTRIVGSAGAIVVSTESRPTGDSPLSLELRAGDGAAEYVRFDGVSAAHLQEVE
- the gspG gene encoding type II secretion system major pseudopilin GspG, producing MRHWKKLGGRPASHRSRRDGEAGVTLIEMMVVLVIIALVAAIIVPNVIGRPDEARVTVAQSDIRAVGSALELYRLDNRTYPTTAQGLQALAVRPTAPPEPRNWVAGGYLTAVPVDPWGNDYIYVSPGANGGFDLMSLGADGAPGGEGVAADLAHGQLQASR
- the gspD gene encoding type II secretion system secretin GspD codes for the protein MLPAPVRAQETFVINLRDADISLLVEQISEITGRTLVLDPGLVGEVTVVSAEALDKEGVWSLFQSILRVRGFVAVQAGSIWQVIPEAEARTASGPNLGEEVIAGSQDFVTEMLRLNRLPSAEAVRVLRPLVAESGYIEAVEDPNGVVITDTRANVDRIMAIARSFDGDALVRSEVLRFRSADAVTVGSAILEVLGQAGTGARLSVDAGSNLLLVRGTPEDIAEIRSLAIAMDVAPRKDPREAVATTVFNLQYGDAQIIADIIKGTVGDATDITNAVAADVGAQSAEATSDGQFVPLNRVVAPDAVNITASVETNSIVVRGTAAQVQEVGQLVHALDVRRPQVMIEAAIVEVSGEVAERLGVQLGLGPNVPNGAIAASNFSNGGGVSLGSVLAAVGVPAGSALSTGLTLGAGGNDFGILVQALSQSTSARLLSTPSVTTLDNEPATIVVGQNVPFRTGSFATDGNTATPFTTIERRDVGITMNVVPRITAGGVVQLVIEQEISSLTNANVEGAADLVTNRRVINTTVMADNRGTVVLGGLITDDRINGSSKVPGLGDLPVVGELFKSRNARNTQRTLFVFLRPTILRSREDITEASSRRFNRLKAADARQQPRTILKKQEVQQLPLEIQGLY
- a CDS encoding type II secretion system protein N, coding for MTRFDHAAKWLRLGVILTAVSSVAAAGAEATWRVLGHDRVIPPIAKLRPPAQEPEALPDLAPALALAPFGAAEVAVADAQTAAIPQTLILLGVIVRDDPTRSLALLRSDTTEGNYRIGDEVVPGTMLTSISQNHVTVLTKDTESRLYFAGADLVADGPQVPTGAERLLALMTSGQGSSISEQVDAAARAQPVTTQDYIDMWRDRIIANPAEVLDTIGLVPGEKGYTIAEKHDVGVNRAGLRAGDIVTSVNGESVGNVDQDRELYDVIAASGLARIEVERNGRTIVMSFPLQ
- a CDS encoding DUF4198 domain-containing protein; protein product: MPEMTRSAFGQNTSSKWWLNLQTSNTLRHAANNLAMPKQQTGMIMSLYTKSFTIWLLATHSALAHEFWIEPRAYTFPSQATIEADLLVGSEFVGQDYIFIPKGYSSALFSRGDVETELAFTGQDNPSLSLQSGENGLHAIVLVSNASTLKHDTLADFREFAETVGRGAEVFSTRPGQPIREAYFRYAKTLVGVGDKSGQDRAYGAIYEWVALDNPYVTLDGPVRFQLLLNGEANANQPVQVFARPVGSEAETGPQHMMTDANGILTLSDDIRGEIMINSVKLLPVKHNDFDWVSYWASLTFER